A genomic window from Lycium barbarum isolate Lr01 chromosome 4, ASM1917538v2, whole genome shotgun sequence includes:
- the LOC132635354 gene encoding gamma-tocopherol methyltransferase, chloroplastic: MLNSTCYSTSSIQSLNPTCPSSLFSTLHKPQIHYISQNTRTRIVCCNSKRRRRMASVAAVNAVSSSQEVGIQDQKELKKGIAELYDESSGIWEDIWGDHMHHGYYEPQSSVELSDHRAAQIRMIEQALTFASLNEDATKKPTSIIDVGCGIGGSSRYLAKKYGAQAKGITLSPVQAQRAQALADAQGLGDKVSFQVADALNQPFPDGQFDLVWSMESGEHMPDKEKFVGELARVAAPGGTIILVTWCHRDLSPSEESLLPEEKELLNKICKSFYLPAWCSTADYVNLLESNSLQDIKAADWSENVAPFWPAVIKSALTWKGFTSVIRSGWKTIKAALAMPLMIEGYKKGLIKFAIITCRKPE; encoded by the exons ATGTTGAACAGCACGTGCTATTCCACTTCTAGCATCCAATCACTTAACCCCACGTGTCCCTCTTCTCTTTTCTCCACTCTTCATAAACCTCAGATTCACTATATTAGTCAAAATACAAGAACAAGAATTGTTTGTTGTAACagtaaaagaagaagaagaatggccAGTGTTGCTGCAGTGAATGCTGTGTCATCATCACAAGAAGTTGGAATACAAGATCAAAAGGAGTTGAAAAAAGGAATAGCAGAATTATATGATGAATCATCTGGTATTTGGGAAGATATTTGGGGTGACCATATGCATCATGGTTACTATGAACCACAATCATCTGTTGAATTATCTGATCATCGTGCTGCTCAGATCCGTATGATTGAACAGGCTCTCACTTTTGCTTCTCTTAATG AAGATGCAACGAAGAAACCAACGTCCATAATTGATGTTGGATGTGGGATAGGAGGCAGTTCTAGGTACCTTGCAAAGAAATATGGTGCTCAAGCTAAAGGTATCACTTTGAGTCCTGTACAAGCACAGAGGGCCCAAGCTCTTGCTGATGCTCAAGGATTAGGCGATAAG GTTTCTTTTCAAGTCGCAGACGCCTTGAATCAGCCATTTCCAGATGGGCAATTCGACTTGGTTTGGTCCATGGAGAGCGGAGAACACATGCCGGACAAAGAAAAG TTTGTTGGCGAATTAGCTCGAGTGGCAGCACCAGGAGGCACAATCATCCTAGTCACATGGTGCCACAGGGATCTTTCCCCTTCAGAGGAATCTCTGCTTCCAGAGGAGAAAGAACTGttaaataagatatgtaaatccTTCTATCTTCCGGCATGGTGTTCCACTGCTGATTACGTGAACTTACTTGAATCTAACTCTCTTCAG GATATTAAGGCAGCAGATTGGTCTGAGAATGTAGCTCCATTTTGGCCAGCAGTTATAAAATCCGCACTGACATGGAAGGGATTCACATCAGTAATACGCAGTG GATGGAAGACAATCAAAGCTGCACTGGCAATGCCACTGATGATTGAAGGATACAAGAAAGGTCTCATTAAATTTGCCATCATCACATGTCGAAAACCTGAATA A